The nucleotide window CATCGGCCTGGGTCCCGCGGCCGCGATCGCGGCCGCCTCGACGAACGCCCGGCGCTGGCTCGGCGCCGACGTCCTGGAGGACGGGCATCGCGCCGACTTCGTGGTCTATGCGGCCGACCCCTGCGACGATCTGGGCGTCCTGCGACACCCGCTAGCAGTGGTGTCGTCGGGGCGCCACATCGTGTGAGCAACGACACACGACGGCCTCTGGTTGGCGTTCTTACCGCCACGTAACGTAGCAACGGCGTTGCAACGGTTCTCCTATTTGCGAACCGGATCAGTCCACGCCGGATCCTCTCAGCCTGGGTTCGGCGACGCGGAACCGTCGGAGCCAGGGGTCGAGGGAGGCTCCGGCGGTGTCGCGAGCCCGGACACCGATGAGCCGACACCGATGAGTGACGGAAGAGCGACGTACGGCATGTGGTCGTCCTCGCGGGGTGGGTGACCACATGCCGGTACATCGGCGCCTCCGACCCCGGCATCGCTCACCGCCCGGTCGTCGGATTCGGAGTCCGCGGTCCGGTCTGGCACAATGGCTCGCTGGTTCGTCGGATCCGGCTACGGCCGCCCGACGGTCACACCGATACAGACGCAAAACCGGGTCCGCCATTCCGGGCGGACTGCTGAATTGCGCAGTGACCACACGAAAGAGAAGTAGACATGGCTGTCAAGATCAAGCTCACGCGGCTCGGCAAGATCCGCAACCCGCAGTACCGCATCGTCGTCGCCGACGCCCGCACCCGCCGCAACGGCCGGGTCATCGAGACCATCGGCAAGTACCACCCCAAGGAAGAGCCCTCGCTGATCGAGGTCGACTCCGAGCGCGCCCAGTACTGGCTGGGAGTCGGCGCGCAGCCGACCGAGCCCGTGGCCGCCATCCTCAAGGTGACCGGTGACTGGCAGAAGTACAAGGGCCTGCCGGGTGCCGAGGGCACCCTGAAGACCGCCGAGGCCAAGCCGTCGAAGCTCGACCTGTTCAACGCCGCGCTCGCCGCCGCCGACAACGAGCCCGTCGCCGCCGCGACCACCCCAAAGAAGAAGGCCGCCAAGAAGGACGACGAGGCTGCCGAGGCGCCCGCCGCCGAGGGTGACGCGTGAGCGCAGTCGTCGCCGACGCGGTCGAGCACCTGGTCCGCGGAATCGTCTCCAACCCCGATGACGTCCGGGTCGACCTCGTCACCGGCCGCCGTGGGCGGCTCGTCGAGGTGCACGTGAACCCCGACGATCTCGGCAAGGTGATCGGGCGCAACGGTCGTACCGCGACCGCGCTGCGCACCCTGGTCTCCGGAATCGGCGGACGCGGGATGCGCGTCGACATCGTCGACACCGACCGCTGAGCGAGAACCCGAACACCGAACGCATCGTGGATCTCGTCGTCGGCCGTGTGGTCAAGTCACATGGAATCCGTGGGGAGATCGTCGTGGACGTCCGCACGGACGAGCCCGAGGTGCGTTTCGCCCCGAACGCGGTGCTGCGCGGCCGTCTGCCGCGTGGTGCCGGGGAACGGGACTTCACCATCACAGCCGCCCGGGAGCATTCCGGGCGGCTGTTGGTGTCCCTGGCCGGCGTCACGGACCGGAATTCGGCCGACGCCCTGCGCGGCACGCTGTTCCTCATCGACTCCTCGCAGGTGGAGCCCTCCGACGACCCGGACGAGTTCTACGATCACGAACTCGAAGGCGTGCCCGTGCAACTGGTCGACGGCGCCGCGGTCGGCGTCGTCGAATCGGTCCTGCACCTGCCCGGCGGCGAGTTGCTGTCGGTGCGGACGACCGACGGCCGCGAGGTGCTCGTCCCGTTCGTGCGGGAGATCGTGCCGAGCGTCAGTCGCGAACTGATCGTGATCGATCCACCCGAGGGATTGCTGGATCCGGATTCGATCGACGAGGCGCCGTGATGCGCCTCGACGTCGTGTCGATCTTCCCCGAATATCTCGATCCGCTCCGAGTTGCCCTGCTGGGCAAGGCGATCGATGCCGGACGAATCAGCGTCACGGTGCACGACCTGCGGAACTGGACGCACGACGTCCACCGCAGCGTGGACGACTCGCCCTACGGAGGCGGACCCGGGATGGTCATGAAGCCCGACGTCTGGGGTCCGTGCCTCGACGAGGTGTGCCCCGACGACGCGTTGCTGATCGTGCCGACCCCCGCCGGCGTGCCGTTCACCCAGGAGACGGCCCGTCGCTGGAG belongs to Gordonia sp. KTR9 and includes:
- the rpsP gene encoding 30S ribosomal protein S16, with translation MAVKIKLTRLGKIRNPQYRIVVADARTRRNGRVIETIGKYHPKEEPSLIEVDSERAQYWLGVGAQPTEPVAAILKVTGDWQKYKGLPGAEGTLKTAEAKPSKLDLFNAALAAADNEPVAAATTPKKKAAKKDDEAAEAPAAEGDA
- a CDS encoding RNA-binding protein, with product MSAVVADAVEHLVRGIVSNPDDVRVDLVTGRRGRLVEVHVNPDDLGKVIGRNGRTATALRTLVSGIGGRGMRVDIVDTDR
- the rimM gene encoding ribosome maturation factor RimM (Essential for efficient processing of 16S rRNA), with the protein product MDLVVGRVVKSHGIRGEIVVDVRTDEPEVRFAPNAVLRGRLPRGAGERDFTITAAREHSGRLLVSLAGVTDRNSADALRGTLFLIDSSQVEPSDDPDEFYDHELEGVPVQLVDGAAVGVVESVLHLPGGELLSVRTTDGREVLVPFVREIVPSVSRELIVIDPPEGLLDPDSIDEAP